The proteins below are encoded in one region of Pelagibacterium flavum:
- a CDS encoding GNAT family N-acetyltransferase: MLSVEEIEAVSLATWPALETVEDGKWRARFAAGFSGRSNAIWSLDPADDTNAARRIDALSARYSENDLPTIFRVTPLTGEGILDTLDQAGWEHFKSSLVLSLPLAQTDGFDGAASLYDATDPRFLAAQTALQGFDTKQQQTFAAILGALKRPACGIVIADNDGAPGASLLCVESDGIVMVYDVITSGKLRGQGFGRRMMASALSWGAENGASHAALQVQGDNAPAIALYLAMGFTFRYPYHYRRKPEANAQ; the protein is encoded by the coding sequence TTGCTCTCTGTCGAAGAAATAGAAGCTGTTTCGCTCGCTACCTGGCCCGCACTCGAAACCGTTGAGGACGGGAAATGGCGGGCCCGCTTTGCCGCGGGGTTTTCGGGCCGCTCCAACGCCATATGGTCGCTGGATCCTGCCGACGACACCAATGCGGCCCGGCGTATCGATGCCCTTTCGGCCCGCTATTCCGAAAACGATCTGCCCACGATTTTCAGGGTGACCCCGCTGACCGGCGAGGGCATTCTCGATACCCTCGATCAAGCAGGCTGGGAGCATTTCAAGTCGAGCCTGGTTCTTTCTCTGCCGCTCGCCCAGACCGATGGCTTCGATGGCGCCGCCAGCCTTTACGATGCGACCGACCCCCGCTTTCTCGCGGCGCAGACGGCCCTTCAGGGCTTCGATACCAAACAGCAGCAAACCTTCGCGGCCATCCTCGGTGCGCTCAAACGCCCCGCCTGCGGCATCGTCATCGCCGATAACGATGGGGCGCCCGGAGCGTCGCTCCTGTGCGTGGAAAGCGATGGCATCGTGATGGTCTATGACGTCATCACTTCCGGCAAGCTGCGCGGTCAGGGCTTCGGCCGCCGCATGATGGCCAGCGCGCTGAGCTGGGGCGCCGAAAACGGCGCCAGCCATGCCGCGCTCCAGGTTCAGGGCGATAACGCCCCGGCCATCGCGCTCTATCTCGCCATGGGGTTCACCTTCCGCTACCCCTACCACTACCGCCGCAAGCCCGAGGCCAATGCGCAATGA
- a CDS encoding TetR/AcrR family transcriptional regulator — MTKEHGSVAVRRGSIGAKRNPASQQAILDAAEAILREEGLSGFSIEAVARRARAGKPTIYRWWPSKAALLLDVYHGFKNLRQFPDTGNFEDDLRGFLNNQLIGFWHGGLCGTVFRSIIAEAQSDPAAAEALFAYERGRRKFAEQLVDRAKARGEIDPDSNSAIIVELIAGFAWHRLLTGRLDGSQDDIEAVVAIIGAATKKNPGA; from the coding sequence ATGACAAAGGAACACGGATCGGTCGCGGTCAGGCGCGGCTCCATCGGAGCCAAACGCAATCCGGCCAGCCAGCAGGCCATTCTCGACGCTGCCGAAGCGATACTGCGCGAAGAGGGGCTTTCGGGGTTTTCCATCGAGGCGGTGGCGCGGCGGGCCCGGGCCGGCAAGCCAACGATCTATCGCTGGTGGCCGTCCAAGGCGGCCCTGCTGCTCGACGTCTATCACGGGTTCAAGAATCTGCGGCAGTTTCCCGATACGGGCAATTTCGAGGATGATCTGCGGGGGTTCCTCAACAATCAGCTTATCGGGTTCTGGCATGGCGGGCTTTGCGGTACCGTGTTCCGCTCGATCATCGCCGAGGCCCAGAGCGACCCCGCGGCGGCCGAAGCGCTGTTTGCCTATGAGCGCGGGCGGCGCAAATTCGCCGAGCAACTGGTGGACAGGGCAAAGGCGCGTGGCGAAATCGATCCCGATAGCAACAGCGCCATAATCGTTGAACTGATTGCCGGCTTTGCCTGGCACCGGCTTTTAACAGGGCGGCTCGACGGATCGCAGGACGATATCGAGGCGGTCGTGGCGATTATCGGGGCGGCGACAAAAAAGAACCCCGGCGCCTAG
- the argJ gene encoding bifunctional glutamate N-acetyltransferase/amino-acid acetyltransferase ArgJ — translation MALPISPLAPKTYAAPPAIAGVRFATAEAGIRYSGRTDVLLAVFDPGTVVAGVLTRSLCPSAAIDWCRQNLGGGTARALVVNSGNANAFTGLKGIESVKLTADIAAKAVGCEPSEIFLASTGVIGEPLDASKFDGVLQTLTGQLTAEPWMEPARAIMTTDTFPKLAEATLDIDGTMISIAGIAKGSGMIAPDMATMLSFVFTDAPIAADVLQTLVAKHNKTSFNAITVDSDTSTSDTLLAFATGKACIDPIASLDDPRAQAFGEALNDVLFELAMQVVRDGEGATKFVAVNVTGATTDDSAAKIARAIADSPLVKTAIAGEDANWGRIVMAVGKAGQPADRDKLTIAFGEHVLARNGERAPDYSEEAATGYMKGEELSISVDIGLGEGSATVYTCDLTHGYIDINGSYRS, via the coding sequence ATGGCCCTGCCCATCTCGCCCCTCGCCCCTAAAACCTATGCCGCTCCGCCCGCCATTGCAGGTGTGCGCTTTGCAACAGCCGAGGCTGGCATTCGCTACAGTGGCCGCACCGACGTACTTCTGGCCGTCTTCGATCCGGGCACCGTGGTTGCAGGCGTCCTCACGCGCTCATTGTGCCCTTCGGCGGCGATTGACTGGTGCCGGCAGAACCTTGGCGGCGGCACGGCCCGTGCCCTCGTCGTCAATTCAGGCAACGCCAACGCCTTTACCGGCCTCAAAGGCATCGAATCGGTCAAGCTGACCGCCGACATCGCCGCAAAGGCGGTGGGATGCGAGCCTTCGGAAATCTTTCTCGCCTCGACCGGCGTCATTGGCGAACCGCTCGATGCCTCCAAATTCGATGGCGTGCTGCAAACCCTGACCGGCCAGTTGACCGCCGAACCCTGGATGGAGCCGGCCAGGGCGATCATGACCACCGACACCTTCCCAAAGCTCGCCGAAGCGACGCTGGACATCGACGGGACGATGATTTCCATCGCCGGCATCGCCAAGGGCTCGGGCATGATCGCGCCCGACATGGCGACAATGCTCAGCTTCGTCTTCACCGACGCGCCGATCGCCGCTGACGTCTTGCAAACATTGGTCGCCAAACACAACAAGACCAGTTTCAACGCCATCACCGTCGATAGCGACACCTCGACGTCGGACACGCTCCTGGCCTTCGCCACGGGCAAGGCTTGCATTGATCCCATAGCCTCCCTCGACGATCCACGCGCGCAAGCGTTCGGTGAAGCGCTCAATGACGTGCTGTTCGAACTCGCCATGCAGGTGGTGCGCGACGGCGAGGGGGCGACCAAGTTCGTCGCCGTCAACGTCACCGGCGCCACGACCGATGACAGCGCCGCAAAGATCGCCCGCGCCATTGCCGACAGCCCCCTCGTCAAAACCGCGATTGCCGGCGAGGACGCCAATTGGGGACGCATTGTCATGGCAGTGGGCAAGGCCGGCCAACCGGCCGACCGCGACAAGCTCACGATTGCCTTCGGCGAGCACGTCCTTGCCCGCAACGGAGAACGCGCGCCCGATTACTCCGAGGAGGCCGCAACCGGTTATATGAAAGGCGAAGAGCTTTCGATCAGCGTCGATATCGGGCTCGGCGAGGGCAGTGCCACTGTCTATACATGCGATCTGACCCACGGCTATATCGATATCAACGGCAGCTATCGGAGTTAG
- a CDS encoding putative immunity protein, which produces MALKMVGLGIAFVHYSAIYAADVWSCVANMIFTEPRDPRLITVRRGGTLSDGDHRPLAEWAGTCAAHVLHIFEAAAPDDDRVRHALEQNRAWVRGEVTMREALRASNARGAAKEVTGAAKFAAYAAAQAVAVAHVAAHELGAAAYAIRAVRAVHEGPGREEAGRVECHWQRAQLPGAIKELVLDDQRLRNHVCWFAFDY; this is translated from the coding sequence ATGGCATTGAAGATGGTGGGCTTGGGAATCGCGTTTGTTCACTATAGCGCTATTTACGCCGCCGATGTTTGGAGCTGTGTGGCCAACATGATTTTCACCGAACCTCGAGACCCTCGATTGATCACCGTTCGTCGCGGAGGCACGTTGAGCGATGGCGACCATCGCCCGCTCGCAGAGTGGGCCGGGACATGCGCTGCCCATGTTCTCCATATTTTTGAAGCCGCGGCGCCGGATGATGATCGGGTGCGCCATGCGCTTGAACAAAACCGAGCATGGGTGCGTGGTGAAGTGACCATGCGCGAAGCGCTAAGGGCCTCCAACGCCAGGGGTGCGGCAAAAGAGGTAACGGGCGCCGCAAAATTTGCAGCCTATGCTGCGGCGCAGGCCGTGGCGGTTGCGCATGTGGCGGCGCATGAACTGGGCGCAGCCGCCTATGCGATCCGGGCTGTCCGGGCTGTTCATGAGGGGCCAGGGCGCGAAGAGGCCGGACGGGTGGAATGCCACTGGCAGCGCGCGCAGCTTCCTGGCGCCATAAAGGAACTGGTGCTCGATGATCAGCGGCTGCGCAATCATGTCTGCTGGTTCGCATTCGATTACTGA
- a CDS encoding SRPBCC domain-containing protein translates to MPFSTISDQITIAAPATAIWAALIDREQSRIWAGADFTTDWQPGSPLAIKPLIIGKKGADKGEVLEVLAPALLSYRVLPRVSGLPDLPDNYSHVTISLAELNGQTRAGISHAVPASPVRKGKGFEIGPESGHNHVAFYWRSTLPLLRDLVENRDTIALRIARQAAR, encoded by the coding sequence ATGCCATTCTCCACGATCTCCGACCAGATCACCATCGCCGCCCCGGCCACCGCAATCTGGGCCGCCCTCATTGACCGCGAGCAAAGCCGAATCTGGGCCGGCGCTGATTTCACAACCGACTGGCAACCCGGCTCCCCGCTGGCCATCAAACCATTGATCATCGGGAAAAAGGGAGCCGACAAAGGCGAAGTACTCGAAGTCCTCGCCCCCGCGCTCCTGTCCTATCGCGTCCTGCCTCGCGTCTCGGGCTTGCCGGACCTGCCCGATAACTATTCGCACGTCACCATCAGCCTCGCCGAACTGAACGGCCAGACACGCGCTGGAATTAGCCATGCGGTGCCCGCCTCTCCGGTCCGTAAGGGTAAGGGATTCGAGATCGGCCCGGAGTCCGGCCACAACCACGTCGCGTTTTACTGGCGCAGCACCTTGCCGCTGCTGCGCGACCTCGTCGAAAACCGCGATACGATTGCGCTGCGCATCGCACGGCAAGCCGCCCGCTGA
- a CDS encoding peptidylprolyl isomerase → MSSDFAAPVAGLFRAVFIPAVLAVSLSAAPAWAQDDAPAPAPEATEQAAPAAPAEPVSPDTVLATVGGEEITEGDLVLAAEELTQELQSIPADQRRGFLLTVIIDMKLMASAAREDGLDETDDFTRRLAYLEDQALRRAFFNSIVETQVTEEAIQAAYDETVAEFSPEPEVRARHILVPTEEEANEIRAEIEAGRDFADAASEYGTDGTRANGGDLGYFSTGMMVPEFEQAAMALEIGEMSQPVESQFGFHLIYLEDRRLSEAPPLEEVRQQVAQQVLYESYEAAINEIKSGVEIEIDDPDLAAQVEAQGGI, encoded by the coding sequence ATGTCATCCGATTTCGCCGCTCCGGTGGCCGGCCTTTTTCGGGCCGTATTCATCCCGGCGGTTCTTGCCGTCTCGCTGAGCGCCGCTCCGGCCTGGGCTCAGGACGATGCTCCGGCCCCCGCCCCCGAAGCGACCGAGCAGGCCGCGCCAGCCGCCCCCGCTGAACCGGTATCACCCGATACGGTCCTGGCCACTGTCGGCGGCGAAGAGATTACCGAAGGCGATCTGGTTCTGGCGGCCGAAGAGCTCACCCAGGAACTCCAGTCCATTCCCGCCGACCAGCGGCGCGGTTTTCTTTTGACCGTCATCATCGACATGAAGCTGATGGCCAGCGCCGCCCGCGAAGACGGCCTTGACGAAACCGACGATTTTACACGCCGCCTGGCCTACCTCGAAGATCAGGCCCTGCGCCGCGCCTTTTTCAACTCGATCGTTGAAACCCAGGTGACAGAGGAGGCCATCCAGGCCGCCTATGACGAGACGGTTGCCGAGTTCTCCCCCGAGCCCGAAGTCCGCGCTCGCCACATCCTGGTGCCGACCGAGGAAGAAGCCAACGAAATCCGTGCCGAAATCGAGGCCGGCCGTGACTTTGCCGATGCCGCCAGCGAATACGGCACCGACGGCACCCGCGCCAATGGCGGCGATCTTGGTTATTTCTCGACCGGAATGATGGTCCCCGAGTTCGAGCAGGCCGCCATGGCACTCGAAATCGGCGAGATGTCCCAGCCTGTCGAAAGCCAGTTCGGCTTCCACCTGATCTATCTCGAAGACCGCCGCCTGTCCGAAGCACCCCCGCTCGAGGAAGTTCGCCAGCAGGTCGCGCAGCAGGTTCTCTATGAGAGCTATGAAGCGGCCATCAATGAAATCAAATCCGGCGTCGAAATCGAGATCGACGATCCCGATCTCGCCGCGCAGGTCGAAGCGCAGGGCGGCATCTAA
- a CDS encoding (deoxy)nucleoside triphosphate pyrophosphohydrolase, whose protein sequence is MKITLVVACALVDADRRVLIAQRPQGKQLAGLWEFPGGKLEAGETPEAALIRELSEELEIETKEACLAPLTFASHTYDDWHLMMPLYVCRKWQGTPVAKEHSALKWVRPQKLHDYPMPPADIPLIAPLCDLL, encoded by the coding sequence ATGAAAATCACCCTCGTCGTTGCCTGCGCCCTTGTCGATGCCGACCGGCGCGTGCTGATCGCCCAGCGGCCTCAAGGCAAGCAACTGGCCGGCCTGTGGGAATTTCCCGGCGGCAAGCTCGAAGCCGGCGAAACCCCTGAAGCGGCGCTGATCCGCGAACTGTCTGAAGAGCTGGAAATCGAGACGAAGGAAGCGTGCCTCGCCCCTTTGACATTCGCAAGCCACACCTATGACGACTGGCACCTGATGATGCCGCTTTATGTGTGCCGGAAATGGCAGGGCACGCCCGTCGCCAAAGAGCATTCCGCGCTCAAATGGGTGCGCCCGCAAAAGCTGCATGACTACCCCATGCCTCCCGCCGACATTCCACTGATCGCCCCGCTCTGCGATCTACTCTGA